The Anastrepha obliqua isolate idAnaObli1 chromosome 5, idAnaObli1_1.0, whole genome shotgun sequence DNA window tgctcgggggatcgccgccaaacatccgcctgtcctctctctgtaccaaaactacggactccagtgcgtgatagtggcggactatccaaattcttgtttgcgtgtcccagttatccattttcgtaaattttaaggatcaatctgcaaattaaaacaaaaatggaacagataacttaaaaagaaaaaaaagttattcaatttttttttggtagcggctttcatcagccaccctgtactactAAAATAATTACTAGCAAAGGACTACATTGCGaagtgaaaaaagaaatatgaaataaaaaaagttgtgctTCATGTATTAATCACTCATCCTTTAGTaagaaataaatcaaatcaGTGAAATAAATCTTTTTGCCGCAACAAAAACTGGCGATGCGATGTTGTGGGTGTACACCCTCtagtaaaacaaaacaaagaactgtgaaatacagggtgggacacatagcgtttgctttttgaaccacctatttttttgagaatggtaacacaaatgacatgtcaaatgtgtacataatttatttaaaggtttgaaatttacgaaatggggcgctatacgcttgaacaaaattgggaaatattgaaaacctatttccaaagtggtgagtcttcttcttcttccgcggttacagtaaatggcgagcgttaccgtgacatgctcaacgagtttttgtttccaaaaattgaaaaggatgacatggacgacatttggtttcaacaggacggtgcaacttgtcaccctggcaaagttacactcgaacttttggccaccgtttttgaaaaccgaataatcagccgaaattccgatatgaATTGGCCTCcccggagctgtgatttaagcccgttggactattttttgtgaggagccgttaaggacaaatgctatgcgaaccatccagagacgattgatgctttaaaacacgaaatcgaagttgccattcatgaaattggagcccaaacaatcgaaaatgttctTAAAAATTGGGATGATCGAATGGcatactgtaaagccagtcgtggcagtcatttgaacgatattatttttcattcataaatgacaatgttcaatcttcaaaataaaaaaaaaatttgaaaaaatattgattattgatttttttctttatagccgaagcaaattttacatggctcacCCTATAGATAGATAAATAAAGCGAATTCACACGTCCAATGATccagttgtttaaaaaaaatttagtagatcgtgatcaaaattttttaaattttgttttgatattttaggataaaatacttgtatacttaaaaaacgaaaatatttgagaacaaaattctattgttttatttaaaactttttttgaaaataaaataatttgttgcaCTTTATATAAACACTAAAATTGAATAGAGCACCatgagatttggtggctcctaaacactcaggctaaaaagcccattgtatttgaagctctggaaagagggtagatagtcaaggagggaaggagaaaagtatcagaggaaGCGATGGGAAATAATAGAGAcaaagatagagatagttagtcttgtgagaattttccagactctttggcaaatctgtagatATCCTCCagcttgagagaacgaattttacttgtTCTCATGACTCGAAACCCAAAATTCGCAGctttgctctagcaaatgcaggTCACTTGCGGAGAAAATGTTTAGTACTGTCCGGCTCCTATATATCCAAGCCAGgtaaatcgggtcctcaatgattcaaatggtggtcatatgctggctTCATGGGTTGTGctttgtaataataccgaccatcaaccgaacgttttttcttccaagttttagaagaaagttcaacagttttctgttcggaaaTCGCTCTTTATGCGGAATGCCTAAATAATCGCTGAtcaaattcatgattcctgcggaactgatttcgGCTATTGGCTCTAGTCCCTGTGGGGGAACccctgatccacggttggccaattcctTGGCAatctcgtttccttgaacaccggagtgtcgtggaacccatataagtatatacaagcctgttctgtcttgcgacagaattatgcttcttcttacattcttgaacaatctttgaggtttgcttcgcgttctccagggccttcagtgcagcctgactccaatctgtttcccgctccatctctaAAATATActacttaaggggggaccctcatttatcgggtcaaaaaaatcgattctttggaaataattttaatctattctacaaatatttaagaatatactttcaaaatttcaagtcgatatctgtatttttgaaggagtgacaaaatttttaacaggacgcgacgggtggcctgatcgcctgtatccaaaactttaaacgcgtttttctcgaaacatcatttttcgattttgtgtacacaattgagaacgctgtattgaaccaatcaggctttacaatagctcattttaaagataattaaattgttttcaatgtgacattaagtgttttttaaaaaaaaaagattttcatatttttttgtaattttaaagtcaatttttatgcatgaaaaatcacttttaacataaaactgggtaaaaaatatcaatttcgacattttttttaaatcaaaatgtcacatcgaaggtattatcctaaagttttaaaaaaaattgttttttttatttcagaaaaaaattcagagcgctagaatgtacacagatagaatgaggtgccatggacgaggtgtatatttccatacttaaaatgttttttttcttctccgaaaatttttgtagacagtcaagacatttattaaagtactttatgaattacaaaacgtttgaagttattttacctgagaaaaaaattcccaaaaatgatgcatttttcgaccgtctaaatgagggtccccccttaataaacaaaattatttgagaaaaaagtgctatttttttgctaaaaatttttttggaaataaaaaaattttttggaaaacattgTTTTGGCCGCCgtttaaaaacacataaaattaatagagtttaatatttttttaatttttaaagataaattatacttaaaacacaaaactattttaaaacaaaattatattttttgcttgcaaatttttagaatactttgtttttggaaaaacgaaCTTTTGGAAATAAGATATTTTtgttggtaaacatttttttggtcattaaaaacttgaaacataaaatttttaagcttatttgttaataaattttaaaatttatttaatgtgtAAAATTATGGTACCAagcttttgaagtgaaatatattcgtttctttttaatattttattttgctttaggataaaatatacttgaaaacaaaaaaacaaatgatttgagaaaaaattacatgatttatttaaaaatttgtttggtcagtttttttataaacactaaaatatttgttttatttatttaataaattatgaaatttattcaatgttgaaaattaaagtaaCAAAGGTTTTTGAATTGAAAGCTCTTcggttcttttaaatatttttgtaaacgttttcttagttttttaccatgaaatatacttaaaaacaaatcttgtgagaaaaaaatatatatattattttcgtcagaaatttttggaacaaaacatttttcttatgtaatttttcgaaaaagggcccattagattttttttctaattctgattaaaacatACTTAAGAAACGAAATTGCTTGAGaacaaaattacatatttttgttaaaaatttttggaataatatattttggtaatttttggaaaatacaaaaatttgttggcttatttttaataaattttgagatttactgaatgttgaaaattatcaagtttttttttttaattgaagggGCTTcgggttttcaatatttttgttagttgtatatgataaaataaactttaaaagaaCAATTTGAGACAATATTATatgattttgttaaatattttagaaaaaaaaaatttaaaaaacaaattttctttgagaaaacaaatttgttttttgttgaaaattttaggaaaacaagtttttttgtggttagttttgtaaaataacaacacattttgagatttattcagtgCTAAAAATTATGGtatcaaatttttgaaagactttcgattatttttactatttttgtcaaatttttcctaatttcttacggcgaaacatatttaaaaaataaatttatttgagaaaaaatgatttcagaaaaataattttattaaaaaatttattcgtcaaaaaattatattttttggtaaaaatcttTGGGAAAATCTTCTTTGGCAAtcgtttgaaaaatatattttttccagttttttttaataatagctcAGCCCACATTCTGTAATTCCTGATAGTTGCTAGTTTCATAGTGGGATTTCTAGAACTTTTACAGTTATATTCCAATATGTGCAGAATCAGCGAAAAGTCATACAAAATACTGCTCTAGCGAAGCGCTCGTAAATACATTTCTCCCGGTTGCAAATCTGTGGACACCTTGCCACATACATTAGTAAGCTGTTACACGGGATGGGACAATCTCCAAAGTATTATATTTGGATCGCTTGACATGTAATCGCTCAACATGAAAAGGAACGTAGTGCGACTACTCTtcttacaattattttatgatgCCCAAGGTGGTATTGATGGGTATTGCatgtatttgcttattttttgctATACTAGACAGAGAtgttttcctcttcttctttagAAGGCATTGATTTCGGGAAGCGGATGCGTTGGTGTCTCTAGAAACGAGTCGCAGAACCGAGAATCATCGTTTGACCATTACACGAGTTTGTACAGATAACTTGGCAGTCTGTAGGGACGTATAACGATGCCTGTAAGCATTTCCCCTCtgggtttctttttttttttttgcaaggtttatacattttttacagaTTGTACTTTCCTAGAAAGAACTTTGCCTGAGACAAACCTACAATGAGCTGCGAGTGTCACAAGCGATTTCAATATATGGTGGTAACCTTGAGAGACCACAGCGTCTACAGAATCAATTATTTGCAGAATACATCGAAAAAAGCGttatttcatgaaaaatatgaaggaATCATCTgcgaaatttattgaaatggaATTAGGTATTCCTCAAACAATTGAGTACCGCATTTTGAATAGGTCTTTAGGTTTTTGCAAGTTAGTTCGAGGGAAATTAGCCACTGATCCCTTTTGTGTGATAACCTCACCGGTGAAGAGTTGtgagaaaatttctgaaaaattagcGAATTATTTCTTTGTTCCATTCTGCATATTTACCTGATTGGACAGCCTGTGACTATTATCTGAACCTGAAAATCCATTTGTTGATGAAAGGAAGACGTCATAAACCATATGAAGCTATCTTAGACAACACTCCGAAAAAGGACAAAGAAAATTCGTTTGATAATTTAGAGAAGCATTCAAATTTGGAAGCAGAAggcaaataataatataaaaaatttgttgtttatatttgtaaaaagttCGGTTTATTTAAGAGTAGAGGGTATGAAACATTACATTTCACTTTTCTCCCTAGCCACCCCAGCTCACTAAAAACTTTATGCTAATCGTCATGTGAGCCTGCGAATGCTCTTAACTTTCGCCACACCGGCGCCTTGAACGCAAAGAAGTTCTGCTACGCAACTTATTTTGCTGCTGATTTGAGTTAAATGTAGGCTTACCATATCCCAAAAGCCAGCCAGCTTGACACTCACCTAAAATGAacttgatttcaaaaaaatatcttgaTAATTAATATAACGCATACGTATAAATGAGCAGAAAAActgcaatattttattaaaaaaacaatgaaaacataacaaattatatagaaattaaaaaaaaacaaaaacgttttaCAATTCAATATACGTCAAATAACATAAACTTCCTATAATTAATTCACATTtaactatattaatttttccacACATACTTTGTACTTTTAGTAACAGACTTAAGTAGTTCTGTTCCTTTAGGCGttagcaaaaaattttgaaaattttcatgcaaGTTTTGTCTTATTAACAATTCAGCCTTTATAAGGTCAAATGCTATTCTATTCCTTTCTTTAGAATATAAATTGTTTAATGTACTAAAAGTCCTTTCACAAAAAGCATTACTAATtggaatagaaaaaacaaatgagatcaatttaaatatatttatcaagTTATTTTGatcacattttttgaaaaagtaagaCCATATTTTGTCAATCGGAATATCTTTTGGCAATTAATTAAACACTTCTCGAAGACAGCAATATTCTCTATATAACATGtcattatcaataaaatttgatatctgtaaaatttttggaagctCTGCTTATGTATCCCATGACAAAAGAGATTGTTTCAGATTTAAAActgatatgtgtttgtaactCGATTCATCTCCGAAATCATATCGTTGCTCCAAGTATAATAGTGTTTGTTAAAAATTGCTTTCCTTCCAATTTGAATGCTTGAACATCattgtttgaaatatttaaaaaaataaccaaaactcTACTTTCATCGAAACAATCCTTTCTTCGGCTTTGAAGACTATTTATAAGTTTACTCATTATGCTGTGAAGTTCCATTATTGTACAAGAATAATTTTCAAGCGCTAGTATAGTTGATAGGAATTCATGCATTACattatgaataaaatacaaatatgccTCTGATAATCTTTCAGAAATGCACTCTTCATCCGCATTATTTAGTTCAGTATCTGATATTCAATATGATACAAATTTCCAGATTTCTTTTCTGCAGTTGTTTTTCCTCTTTTGCAAAAAGTACCTTTTAACCGCAGGCCAAGAATGTAATAATCGGTCAATTGCAGGCAAAAGGGAAACCCATCGAGTGGGAACATGCCGAAGTAGATGCTTGTATTCGATACATGCAAACTCAAAACATTCCTTTAACTTTTCATTTgacaaagctgatgagctgaaTTCATTGAAGGTTTTAATCACAATGTTTTCTACGTCGACAGATGAAGCATTTAATGCACTTTTGATGCAGTTATTTATTACATAGCAATTGCAATTTGCCTTTATAATTTTCTGGTTTACATCTTTCAGTTTTATAAATACGGAATTATGAACACCGTAATTAACTGCAATTTGCTGAATGTTAaggttatttttagttgttattcTTATGATATTGCCAAAAATGTCTTTAGCAGCCTCTTTTGGGCCTtcataaaaatctaaaattttttgatgtattCCTGTTTCAGCATCGAAATATTGAACGGCATATTTGATGCATCGCTGCTTACCGAAAAGTAAAAACTTTCTTTTATTGCATCAGCTACTTTTTTTCGTGCGTATGGTGCCAATACGTTGCGTGTTATGGCTGCTGCTTTGGTACGGCCACAACTTATTTTATTagctattttatatatatataatcctcctcctatttgtggtgtgcgtcttgatgttgttccactaatggagggacctacagtttcaagccgactcctaacggcagatatttttatgaggagctttttcatggcagaaatacactcggaggtttgccattgcctgccgaggggcgaccgctattatttttaaattttggtttcaccgagattcgaaccaacgttctctctgtgaattccgaatggtaatcacgcaccaacccattcggctacggcggccgctatttTACTGTCGCAATATATTGAAGAACTTAGTTTTAATTGGCAGTCTAAGCTGTTATAAGTAAGCCCGTGAACAACATTGTGAAAAACGCACATTAGTTCGCCCCGGGTATGTGTGAATCCTCATTTGAGTCTGCCGGAACAGTGAAGTTTATCATGCTGTGTGATAATTTTTGAGACAATGCTAATTTCATATGCCGTTTTGTTTGGGCATGTTTGCATAATGCTCGACTTcctttatattttatagaaatatcaATTTGACATAATTTGCAAAATGCGGTATAATCATCTTTATTTTAATCTATTTGCAATATTCTGCTTCTTTAATCCATCTATCTCAGAATGTTCTATATCTTCGTTTTTTTGAAGTTCCGGCATCTTCGTTATTTTCCATGGTAAATAAACGACACAAGGCTCATATATTGTAAcaatattcatttaaattctTGAACAAATACAACATTAAACAATTTAAGTTAACTATACACACCAGAAAAATTTACGCTTAATTTCAATCAACTGtttaatgttgtatttttttagtgATGGGTAAAAACAAGCAATAAGTCAATGATGAGTTAGGGGGGAAATTACAAGTGTTGTACTTTTTTGGTTATCGATTGCAATGAATTCTTGATATTAGGCAGAAAAAAAGAATTAGTTTTTGGGtttggtgatgatgatgatacaaattttttaatattgaatttttttaattttaaaaattaactggacaaattataatttatctTGACACTTGACAGGACCTAAAAAATCTTGACAATCAAGCTCATTCCAGGCCATGTGGGAACCCTAGTTAAATGCCACTCTCGTCATCCAGGAGAGATAGAGAGAGTAGTCACTCGTCTCGACACAAAGTATGCGcggtaatttaaataaatttagataaaatagCTGATGTGAGCTGTTTAAGAAGCGAAGCTGTTGAAACGTGTCGAAGTGTGAGGGCTCTTAATGCGCTGTATATTCACACATTAATTCCGCTTGAGAGAATTTTGTGATGTCAGAAAAatgaatattaaagaaattaacAGTCGAAATGCCACGCACTATCCCAATTGTATAGGTTAGTCCCTGAAAATACTTTTGCCTACTTATACAATATTTGCCGCTGTTCAGCGTTAGTTTAGCTTTTAATATTAACATTCAATGCTACAACTAAGTTATCTATGCCACCCTATACTAAACTCatgttctctctctctctaattCTTTGTAGGATTCAGCTTCATCTCGCATACCGCGCCTAGATGGCGTCTCACGTATTCCATTACCCGGCAGCTTGCGACCACCCAGCTCAACCGCACAGACCGTTACCGGTATAGCAGCACGTACATCGCAAATTTTTCAGCGCGCATCCACAGTGGGATTCCAACAGAAACGTCCCGCAACTTTGGCTGGTCTGCGACCGTCCACTGTGAGCGCGAATTCACTTAAACGCAGCGCATCCGGTGATCACATCACCAACGCAGTCAACTTGGTAACCAAGAAAACCACTACAGCAATTAAAAAATGGATAGGAAGGCCGGAGAAAATACCTCCACCGACTGCAGTCCCTAAGACGGCACAAATCGTGTGGCAAACCATAACTAAACGAAAACAAGCACCAGAAAAGGATGACCCAGTTCCGGATGTGGCTCCGAAGAATGAATATTTCTGTACACCACGGCCACTCACGCGCTCCGATACATTTGTACGCACCGACAGTCCCAACGACATTACACAGTTCGCACCAAGCTTGCTTACACAATCTACACCAGCACCACCCACTACCGGGTCGCTTACAACCACACGCATAACCCGTCCACCGGATATCAATGAGACAACGAAATTGCTAAGCACCAATACGCGTCACGCACTATACACCACCCAAAGTCTGGACATCAGTCAATTCAATCCAGCGGCGCAACTAGGCGAAACGTTTGAAACAACCATGAAACGTACAATGACGCTCGATGAAACGAAAGAAGATGTGACCTATCGCTATTCACCGCATGCAAGACAAACAATACTGAAACCCAATCTTACTACAACCTTGAATGCACCCGCCTTACTTGGTCAAACTATGAATGTGGTCTCCTCTGCGGAAACTTTTACATTGAAGTCACAGGGGATCTCTAACGCCACCACACTCTTGGACACTACACCAGCTATGGGTGGTACGAGAATCGTTGACTCTGCTGATGCAATCTCACCCATTACTAACGCCACTTACTCAAATCCTGATTCGCTGGATAATCTACAGTTATTGGAAGACGTGTCTGCGCCGTCTGGTTTCTTAGATATGGATCTAACATTACAATCAGAGAGTGCGAGCGAACATGAAAAGACCCGCGACAATTTATTAGACTGTTCCGTCTCCTCAGAGCCAGATGAGATGAATAGTACGCTGAAAGCGCTGGCGCCAGAAAAAGCTCACATGAAACTGCCACTCAACTCGACGTTAAATACCGAAAAGTTGCTGGATCTCACCACCGACACGCTGTCGCCGTCGAATCGGGAAATTCACATGCTTAACCTGACCAAAGATTATCTGGGCTCATCGCACATTAGTTTGGGCAATACCAGTCAGCTGCTGTACATGACGCAACAGCAAAATACTCTTACTGATCACAACACGCCTGACTACAACCACGTAAAGAAATTGCAGGAACAGAAGCATTTACTAACTTCACCTCAACTAGCACTCAAAAGTGCCCACAGTGATTTGGTGCTGCCCACGCGCACCCCAGATGACGAGCCATTAAGCATGCCAATGGAAGTCGATGCGAACACATTGCTGGCAATGGGTTCACGCACAGAAGAGTTCTATGCAGCGCGTGAAGGTAAACAGGGTCAGGCGGTGGGCATCGCCACATCGCTGCAGGATGTCAACAATCCGAATGTGAGACAGAAATCACGTTACTCCTTCGGTTTGGATCTCACCGAGTCCACACTCGATTGCTCAATAGAATTGGTGGATGTGTCACTTTCTTCAAGCGCTGCTCTGCATCCGACTGCCCACAATACTATGGCTGCTCATCCACAATCGCCTTCTTTGCACGCCCAACCACAACACCAGCAGGCATTGAGGCGCCAAACTTCTTTTGAGTTGGATGAAAGTCTGGGTATTTTGACACCCGACCAGATGAAGGAGTTTCTAGACTCGTCTAACACTAACAACACAAACAACTTGGAATTGCCTCTAGCGCATAACGGCAATAAAATGGTAATTCATCATATGCGCATTGATCAGACGCCATCACCGGAGGAACTGCCACTTGATCCTGTTGAGGTAAAGACTGACGTCACAGAACTTTTACTGTCACAGCAACACCAACATCAGCCGAATATTTTTGAGTCGTCTATAAATCTGCAACATCAGCAACAATTGCAGCAGCGTCAGCAAcagttacagcaacaacaactgcagtcTAGCTCAATCAGTACTGCCGAGCCGGTCTCCACACACACCGACACCGACATGTCATCTAAAACGTCGGACGCAATGACCAAATCCAATGTATCCAAGATTTCGACCAGCTTTATCACTAGCGTTACAAGTGTAACAAGTTTAGACACCGGTTATCAGGGCGATGGTGAAATGTCACGACCAGCTTCGCGCGGCGCCTGTGACCACTCGCCTTCAAATGGGCCTACGGCACGCAAATGCGGCCACGTTTCACGTCAACCTAGCTTTAATCAACAattgcagcagcaacaaatgCCACTGGTGCGCCGCCAAGATCCAATGACGGACTCAGATTTTTTCACTGAATCCGATGCGGATGACATCTTTCATCGTGGCGATCGACGCGCGCAAGTAATCGATGGCCAACTGTATGGGCCGATGCTGCAGCCAGCAGCCTCAGTGTTCATATCCGAGGATCCGGAAGATTCGTGCATGGAATCGTCGGGCATATTCACGGATGTCGAGAATAGATGTGACGATGATTTGGCGCAAATGCGGCGTCAGGACACACAAGACGCAATGTTGGATATGTCGCCGGAAGGTGAGGGCGATGATTCCACCGAAACAGTGAAAAGCAATCGGGAAGCCAGCAAAAATGCCAATGGGGGCGAGCGCGCAAAcgcaaataaaagtgaaattaatGCCGGCGACGACATAACTGTAAACACAATGGCGCGAAATGTTGCCGCTACAACACTCGGTCAAGGTCAATTGAGTAACAGCCAAACATCTTCTACAATACATAGCAGCATGAGCACCGATCGCCTCTCCGCAGCGACGCTCTCCAATCGCACTTCATACTGCAGTGTCGACGGCAACACAGTGAACGCGGACTGCAAAAGCTTTTCATCGCTGGAAGAAGCTTTTGATGAGAgcacgtcggcgcagaatatcaGCGGCACAATCAACACCACGTTTCTAAGTCCAGCAAGCACTGAGTGCGCAAAACACTCACCGCTCTCCACGACTGGAAACGAAGACTGCGCTGACTGCATCAACAGTCGGTGTGGCGACGATAGCATGGCTAGAGCTGATACAAAACAGCACGCGTCAGTGCATAGAGTGACTCCATCATATAAACACCTATCTTTAAATTCGCTCTCGACAGTTGCGGCAAAAAGCGCCGCATTTGGTGGTGCTAAATTAGAAAACGACGAAAACAGATTCGTTTTAGGTTTGTCGGCATCGCGCGGGCGCGTACTAATTGAAAGGGAAACACTTTCGGAATCGGGTACGGCTGGCACAAAAGTAGCCTGCGCCTCCTCATCATCTTCAACGACCTCGTTATCTTTAGacaaccaaagcagcaacaacagtaaGAACATACAACGATACGCGTTAGAGGCCGTAGTTGCAGCAGCCGCAAAAGCCACAAACGCCGCCGGTGGTACAAACAAACGAACGCCGCGCACGTCGAAATTCGCATCCGCGCATAATTCGCCCAAACAATACGCATCGAGCGGGTCGGTCGCGAGTGTAATTGATAGCGGTACGCCAGCATCGAGTGTGCGCAAAAAGCAGACACCCAACAAATGGGATGCAGTGATGAATAAAATTCAAAGTAACAAAGCTCTgcctaagaaaaatttaaaagaagtgAAATCAAAAGTGTCAACATTACGCCCCAGCAATGGGGTAAGTGCTGCGAGCGGTGCTGTTGGCAACGTTGCCACAAAGGGCGGGTCGGGTCGATTGAATGTCGGTGCTACACAGGCGCGCTCAAGCGCCAGCTCCACACCACTAATACGCCGTTCGCCAACCTCAACTACTGGGAGCGGCACCATGAGTCCGCGCACCAATGGGATGTTGTTGCCGCTGCGGCCAACGGATAACGGCACACAACGCAGCGGTAGCGGCAGTCCAACAACAGCGCAACAAGTGACAAAGCGACTGTTCCAGGGAGTTGCCGCTAAGCGGTAAGTTTCAGCTTTTTAAGTTTGGCTACCAAATacttgaaagtaaaaataaagtaatgcaataataaaacacaataaatatGTACGCAGGTGTGTGTTTTTCACATTCCATTGCGCCTTATCTGGCGCGGCTTGGGTGATTTTCGCCTGTATGCGCTGAAAGATAGTCTATTAGACAACTATTTGTTTGGCTGAGTATTTGATATTTGCTTATCGCTTCCATCT harbors:
- the LOC129247105 gene encoding serine-rich adhesin for platelets — protein: MAKDSASSRIPRLDGVSRIPLPGSLRPPSSTAQTVTGIAARTSQIFQRASTVGFQQKRPATLAGLRPSTVSANSLKRSASGDHITNAVNLVTKKTTTAIKKWIGRPEKIPPPTAVPKTAQIVWQTITKRKQAPEKDDPVPDVAPKNEYFCTPRPLTRSDTFVRTDSPNDITQFAPSLLTQSTPAPPTTGSLTTTRITRPPDINETTKLLSTNTRHALYTTQSLDISQFNPAAQLGETFETTMKRTMTLDETKEDVTYRYSPHARQTILKPNLTTTLNAPALLGQTMNVVSSAETFTLKSQGISNATTLLDTTPAMGGTRIVDSADAISPITNATYSNPDSLDNLQLLEDVSAPSGFLDMDLTLQSESASEHEKTRDNLLDCSVSSEPDEMNSTLKALAPEKAHMKLPLNSTLNTEKLLDLTTDTLSPSNREIHMLNLTKDYLGSSHISLGNTSQLLYMTQQQNTLTDHNTPDYNHVKKLQEQKHLLTSPQLALKSAHSDLVLPTRTPDDEPLSMPMEVDANTLLAMGSRTEEFYAAREGKQGQAVGIATSLQDVNNPNVRQKSRYSFGLDLTESTLDCSIELVDVSLSSSAALHPTAHNTMAAHPQSPSLHAQPQHQQALRRQTSFELDESLGILTPDQMKEFLDSSNTNNTNNLELPLAHNGNKMVIHHMRIDQTPSPEELPLDPVEVKTDVTELLLSQQHQHQPNIFESSINLQHQQQLQQRQQQLQQQQLQSSSISTAEPVSTHTDTDMSSKTSDAMTKSNVSKISTSFITSVTSVTSLDTGYQGDGEMSRPASRGACDHSPSNGPTARKCGHVSRQPSFNQQLQQQQMPLVRRQDPMTDSDFFTESDADDIFHRGDRRAQVIDGQLYGPMLQPAASVFISEDPEDSCMESSGIFTDVENRCDDDLAQMRRQDTQDAMLDMSPEGEGDDSTETVKSNREASKNANGGERANANKSEINAGDDITVNTMARNVAATTLGQGQLSNSQTSSTIHSSMSTDRLSAATLSNRTSYCSVDGNTVNADCKSFSSLEEAFDESTSAQNISGTINTTFLSPASTECAKHSPLSTTGNEDCADCINSRCGDDSMARADTKQHASVHRVTPSYKHLSLNSLSTVAAKSAAFGGAKLENDENRFVLGLSASRGRVLIERETLSESGTAGTKVACASSSSSTTSLSLDNQSSNNSKNIQRYALEAVVAAAAKATNAAGGTNKRTPRTSKFASAHNSPKQYASSGSVASVIDSGTPASSVRKKQTPNKWDAVMNKIQSNKALPKKNLKEVKSKVSTLRPSNGVSAASGAVGNVATKGGSGRLNVGATQARSSASSTPLIRRSPTSTTGSGTMSPRTNGMLLPLRPTDNGTQRSGSGSPTTAQQVTKRLFQGVAAKRGRSYSKDSQKSSQSDLSMASAGGGSPKLLAKTPLRAAKKRDVRNLSISPTDLGPPPKSQQTAKGTSTRLKPAAISLTQKRYPSQSVSGTPSTTSTAVSTPTGTGGSILKLKSPPTVKKIVKDQNRGIGSAVNKNAKHTDAPTELHEINHNNNNSITTTTVTNGTTTTTTTRTNSQTPSPILGHHGKKSATSTTTGSSATVLGGTLLEKKSQSKLLSARGKALLPKSHQQQRSAEEAPVPATGVAERLDATELQRLKHLNRHSCNGRVDYEAIERHLEQTELQEEHRNKGIEALGVLLQYAVFNLDAFACPRVKTEKHKIEERLSTTLKLLDEAKTNCAQLQDQLCEKEGYYLQREQNLQAFHRCELDKEQANLADYQAFAQEKFNVLESQLEAKNLEHKRTIESFRLELSQKNQELCAADERETKLKERFSALEISEQELREKLKSSENSYATHLKVASERQEQCHEHIKMITKEVETLRASNENRERELRDKLNLSQEEISVLRSSQRSFNESLDRSSGISSPRNSSTSEFARLESEVDSLHCVLELKQKEISKLIKQNEKLMRDAEERAVLTGKISKLESMMEMLKSELDIKSEKEKDFLRQIDDMQKAYNHEMVKRKRLSYDNEALQWQLKQRSEQLHIVETKLHELSAMESHNASTQSSIHSLNRSQLMNGSSMASIQMDDFSPPTSPVVKGVIEKPDSVSWVLEMDDDTPEAAASKMVKRAGSFRSVERSPSTRRQLSGGTSAMNTSLSSVGSGASYGNGNSSEGPNPLSQSMSATTVIRHSSDVRTEFSKRPHSRTRSKSVSVKGTEPVNASAGALSTGSVGTKSGKRLLRQSSSSSAWKQHQLELINWKEPVSSSSPHQNAIHPRTSTLCSEIDEELVLAGRHDDSFFPHTPNSSAAARKLITCDTSKLNSGERLDMQSLPTHASVHDLKKKFHEIQESAGEAMVSGTNSEDESCSASSDDACSASTSSATTGSTSSLKNSHISLEDDVILFDKINSLNGTPMEVSWSDDTEIFANGSTV